A region from the Mycolicibacterium litorale genome encodes:
- a CDS encoding ABC transporter permease has translation MNERTRVRWPIVVIAGFVGLLLIAPTLVVIPLSFTDRRSFAFPNQGWSLRWYERFFTDKAWLGALGTSLMIALATGLLATAVGTLAAYALNRGRVPGLGAARGLLMLPIVIPGIVAAIAIFGSYLGWGLSGTMLGLMLAHTVLAIPFVVIPVNTALQGLDPTLDRAAAVLGASPLSRFTQVQLPLLAPAIATGFVFAFVTSLDEVVVSYFLQSPTVRTLPVQMYSSVTVETDPAIAVAATLVLVFSTSVILTPRAVAAVRLRRSSASKGTK, from the coding sequence ATGAACGAACGCACCCGTGTCCGGTGGCCCATCGTGGTCATCGCCGGCTTCGTGGGGCTGCTGCTCATCGCCCCCACGCTTGTGGTCATACCGCTGTCGTTCACCGACCGGCGCAGCTTCGCGTTCCCCAACCAGGGATGGTCCCTGCGTTGGTACGAACGGTTTTTCACCGACAAGGCTTGGCTGGGGGCGTTGGGCACCAGCCTGATGATCGCTCTGGCCACCGGGTTGCTGGCGACCGCGGTCGGGACACTGGCCGCGTACGCGCTCAACCGCGGCCGTGTTCCCGGGCTCGGGGCGGCACGCGGTCTGCTCATGTTGCCGATCGTCATCCCGGGCATCGTCGCCGCGATCGCGATCTTCGGGTCGTATCTCGGGTGGGGTCTGTCGGGCACGATGCTGGGCCTGATGCTGGCCCACACGGTGCTGGCGATACCGTTCGTCGTCATACCGGTCAACACCGCATTACAAGGCCTCGACCCCACCCTGGACCGCGCGGCCGCGGTTCTGGGCGCGAGTCCGTTGAGCCGGTTCACGCAGGTGCAGTTGCCGCTTCTGGCGCCGGCCATCGCGACCGGCTTCGTCTTCGCGTTCGTCACCAGCCTCGACGAAGTGGTCGTCTCCTATTTCCTGCAGTCGCCGACCGTGCGGACGCTTCCGGTGCAGATGTACAGCTCGGTCACCGTCGAGACCGACCCGGCCATCGCCGTGGCCGCGACGCTGGTGCTGGTCTTCTCGACCAGTGTGATCCTCACACCACGGGCGGTCGCCGCAGTTCGTCTGCGCAGATCCTCAGCCTCGAAGGGAACCAAGTGA
- a CDS encoding class II histone deacetylase has translation MHETKPSPWIDAPEPHTEGPARLRAMHSVLRNGPLTSHLAWGTGRLATEAELQTVHDAEYLAAVRDLSSAGGGWITGTTRVGADSYTALRAAAGTALEAAAAVLDGQTRMAYALVRPPGHHAQSAVADGYCMFNHAALAAELALRSGLERILTVDWDVHHGNGTQDIFYRRRDVLTTSIHMNHGAWGPSHPQTGWVDETGSGDGAGYNVNIPLPLGAGDSGYVRAFDEIIAPLAQAYQPQLIIAASGQDASAFDPNGRHNVTMSGFRAIGQRLAALADEHCQGRIVLVQEGGYNPSYAPYCLLATLEGLLGTTEVTPDPLAYVPDQTSGLTEALADVADAHHQSWAALRPGPTEN, from the coding sequence TTGCACGAGACCAAGCCCAGCCCGTGGATCGACGCACCCGAGCCCCACACCGAAGGTCCGGCCCGCCTGCGGGCGATGCACTCGGTGTTGCGCAACGGCCCGCTCACCTCCCACTTGGCTTGGGGCACAGGACGTCTCGCCACCGAGGCCGAACTGCAGACAGTGCACGACGCCGAGTACCTCGCGGCGGTTCGGGACCTGAGCTCTGCCGGCGGCGGCTGGATCACCGGCACGACCCGGGTGGGAGCCGATTCCTACACCGCGTTGCGGGCGGCGGCGGGTACCGCCTTGGAGGCGGCGGCCGCCGTCCTCGACGGGCAGACCCGCATGGCCTACGCGCTGGTGCGGCCACCCGGCCACCATGCGCAATCCGCTGTGGCCGACGGCTACTGCATGTTCAATCACGCCGCGCTGGCTGCTGAGCTCGCACTGCGCTCCGGGTTGGAGCGCATCCTGACCGTCGACTGGGATGTGCACCACGGCAACGGAACTCAGGACATCTTCTATCGCCGCAGAGATGTGCTGACCACGAGCATCCACATGAACCACGGTGCATGGGGTCCGAGCCACCCGCAAACCGGCTGGGTCGACGAAACCGGAAGCGGCGACGGTGCCGGGTACAACGTGAACATCCCGCTCCCGCTCGGCGCCGGCGACAGCGGATACGTCCGAGCGTTCGACGAGATCATCGCGCCGCTGGCGCAGGCCTATCAACCACAACTCATCATCGCGGCGAGCGGGCAGGACGCCAGTGCGTTCGATCCCAATGGCCGGCACAACGTCACCATGTCGGGCTTCCGGGCGATCGGACAGCGGCTCGCCGCACTCGCCGACGAGCACTGCCAGGGGCGGATCGTGCTGGTACAGGAGGGTGGCTACAACCCGTCATACGCTCCGTACTGCCTGCTGGCCACCCTCGAGGGTCTCCTCGGCACCACTGAGGTCACCCCCGACCCGCTGGCATATGTCCCCGACCAGACATCCGGGCTCACCGAGGCTCTCGCCGACGTGGCCGATGCGCACCACCAATCCTGGGCAGCCCTGCGCCCCGGACCAACCGAGAACTAG
- a CDS encoding ABC transporter permease, which translates to MSLKARWALFLLAPAILLVAVFFVLPITAILIRSFTEPQLGLQVYRELFADPTTLRVLGRTLFVGVVAVVVCLVLGYPYAYLMTLVGPSTRSLLMVVVLVPFWTSLMARTFAWISLLQRDGPVSALLGFFGLPDVVLLGSSAGVVIGMVQILLPYMVLTLSTSLSQIDRGLLTAAQSLGANRYRAFLQVYLPLSAPGVFAGSVLVFILALGFYITPQLLGSPQESLIAQVIGVRVERLVDFAGAGGLSLILLLATVASLLVGLLMFKPLRSLVGSGTGANR; encoded by the coding sequence ATGTCGCTGAAAGCACGGTGGGCGCTGTTCCTGCTCGCGCCGGCGATCCTGCTGGTCGCGGTGTTCTTCGTGCTGCCGATCACCGCGATCCTGATCCGCTCCTTCACCGAACCGCAACTCGGGCTGCAGGTGTACCGGGAGCTGTTCGCCGACCCGACCACCCTGCGGGTGCTCGGACGGACCCTGTTCGTGGGCGTCGTGGCGGTGGTGGTCTGCCTCGTGCTGGGTTACCCGTACGCCTACCTGATGACCCTCGTCGGCCCGTCTACCCGCTCGCTGCTGATGGTGGTGGTGCTGGTGCCGTTCTGGACGAGCTTGATGGCGCGCACCTTCGCGTGGATCTCGCTGCTGCAGCGTGATGGCCCGGTGTCGGCACTGTTGGGCTTCTTCGGGTTACCGGATGTGGTTCTGCTGGGAAGCAGCGCGGGGGTGGTCATCGGGATGGTGCAGATCCTGTTGCCCTACATGGTTCTGACGCTGTCGACGAGCCTCAGCCAGATCGATCGCGGACTGCTGACCGCTGCACAGAGCTTGGGAGCCAACCGGTATCGCGCCTTCCTGCAGGTGTACCTCCCGCTGTCGGCGCCCGGCGTATTCGCGGGCAGCGTCCTGGTGTTCATCCTGGCGTTGGGCTTCTACATCACGCCACAGCTGCTGGGTAGCCCGCAGGAATCACTGATCGCTCAGGTCATCGGCGTGCGCGTCGAACGGCTGGTGGACTTCGCCGGTGCCGGCGGCCTGTCGTTGATCCTGCTGCTGGCCACCGTCGCCTCGCTGCTGGTCGGGCTGCTCATGTTCAAGCCACTTCGATCCTTGGTCGGATCCGGAACAGGGGCCAACCGATGA
- a CDS encoding M24 family metallopeptidase produces MLELAFPLTTYRDRLTDVQARMRAAGLDAMLVTMPDAVHWLTGVDSVGYLWPQALVVPAVDGGEPLFVTRTTEEPGVDACSWLTHRRFYDISVTDPVQALIEAISDLGFGSARLGLETEAFTMLPSTYLQIVAAFPDATVSDCSYLVPEARLIKTEAELAYQRQAAAIADYAMTVVFENIRPGISELELAGIAAGALGEAGGEHAAIPPMVVSGERSALVHCMAGRRVLGRGDVVCVELAGVVHRYHAVLMRTATVGEPGPRVREVAELQKQAHLAAIERTAPGVAVHEPEDAARAVLEPAGLHKNRCHRIGYSIGVAYPPGWLEPMTMVQGDPHVFAPGMSFTVEPNLHLPEEGFGLKLGETVECTSSGPRTMSALDHELFIA; encoded by the coding sequence ATGTTGGAACTCGCTTTTCCGCTGACCACCTACCGGGACCGTCTGACCGACGTGCAGGCACGCATGCGCGCCGCGGGCTTGGACGCCATGCTGGTCACCATGCCCGATGCCGTGCACTGGCTGACCGGCGTCGATTCGGTGGGTTACCTGTGGCCGCAGGCGCTGGTCGTGCCCGCAGTGGACGGCGGCGAACCACTGTTCGTCACCCGAACCACCGAAGAACCCGGCGTCGACGCGTGCTCATGGCTGACTCACCGCCGGTTCTACGACATCTCGGTCACCGACCCTGTGCAGGCACTCATCGAGGCGATCTCGGATCTGGGCTTCGGTAGCGCGCGCCTTGGTCTCGAGACCGAGGCGTTCACCATGCTGCCGTCGACCTACCTGCAGATCGTCGCGGCGTTCCCGGACGCCACGGTCAGTGACTGCAGCTATCTGGTACCGGAAGCCCGATTGATCAAGACGGAGGCCGAACTCGCCTACCAGCGCCAGGCGGCGGCGATCGCCGACTATGCGATGACGGTCGTGTTCGAGAACATCAGGCCCGGGATTTCCGAGCTGGAGCTGGCGGGGATTGCGGCCGGGGCGTTGGGCGAGGCGGGCGGTGAGCACGCGGCGATCCCACCGATGGTGGTGTCCGGCGAGCGAAGCGCGCTGGTGCACTGCATGGCGGGACGCCGGGTGCTCGGACGCGGCGACGTGGTGTGCGTCGAACTCGCCGGCGTGGTGCACCGATATCACGCCGTGTTGATGCGGACCGCGACGGTGGGAGAGCCCGGGCCGCGCGTGCGCGAGGTCGCCGAACTCCAGAAGCAGGCGCATCTGGCGGCCATCGAGCGCACGGCGCCCGGCGTCGCCGTGCACGAGCCCGAGGATGCTGCCCGCGCCGTCCTCGAACCCGCGGGGCTTCACAAAAATCGTTGTCACCGAATCGGTTACAGCATCGGAGTCGCCTACCCGCCCGGGTGGCTGGAGCCGATGACGATGGTCCAGGGTGACCCACACGTGTTCGCGCCGGGAATGTCCTTCACGGTCGAACCCAATCTCCATCTGCCCGAGGAGGGTTTCGGCCTGAAACTCGGAGAGACGGTGGAGTGCACCTCCTCGGGTCCGCGAACCATGAGCGCGCTGGATCACGAACTGTTCATCGCGTGA
- a CDS encoding cupin domain-containing protein has translation MPERPRPVVIPLSDVEPIPAEDAPTKVRISRIITRAKHGSNLTQGVCWMDPGEQTNRWSSAAEDNTAPGDHWYGPVDETYYIVEGTLRFTWDEDVVDLKPGDTVYLAPGWNYHLANVSDEPAFFVYNMTPAQE, from the coding sequence GTGCCCGAACGGCCCCGCCCTGTCGTCATCCCACTGAGCGACGTGGAGCCCATTCCCGCCGAAGACGCGCCCACCAAAGTGCGTATCAGCCGCATCATCACGCGCGCGAAGCACGGCAGCAACCTCACCCAGGGGGTGTGCTGGATGGATCCTGGAGAGCAGACCAACCGGTGGTCCAGCGCCGCCGAGGACAACACCGCCCCGGGCGACCACTGGTACGGACCCGTGGACGAGACCTACTACATCGTCGAGGGAACGCTGCGGTTCACCTGGGATGAGGACGTGGTGGACCTGAAGCCGGGCGACACCGTGTATCTGGCCCCCGGCTGGAACTACCACCTGGCCAACGTGAGCGACGAGCCGGCGTTCTTCGTCTACAACATGACACCCGCCCAGGAGTGA
- a CDS encoding ABC transporter ATP-binding protein, translating into MDLDIHAGELLTLLGASGSGKTTLLSMIAGFTSPTSGTVTVAGTDITRTPPHQRDIGMVFQQYSLFPHMNVLVNVEFPLKQRRVPRAERRRRAMQALEVVELGHKAEARPGELSGGQQQRIALARALVFSPNVLLMDEPFGALDRALRERMQSEVRRIHRDLGVTIVFVTHDQQEALAMSDRIAVFDRGNIEQIGTPEELYESPATLHVATFLGESNVLGGSCRQGVFRTDGGVRVCTGQAGDGTGRLVVRPERILVDAEPSVGTPAITGTVADVVYLGADRRIVAATADGELVARVPANGSTLRPGDPVTFTWPSDAARYFAD; encoded by the coding sequence GTGGATCTCGACATCCACGCCGGCGAGCTGTTGACGCTGTTGGGGGCCAGCGGGTCGGGGAAGACCACCTTGCTGTCGATGATCGCCGGTTTCACCAGTCCCACCTCCGGGACGGTCACTGTGGCCGGCACCGACATCACTCGCACCCCTCCGCACCAACGTGACATCGGCATGGTCTTTCAGCAGTACTCGCTGTTTCCGCATATGAATGTGCTTGTCAACGTGGAGTTTCCACTCAAGCAACGCCGCGTGCCGCGTGCCGAGCGGCGCCGGCGCGCCATGCAGGCGCTGGAAGTGGTCGAGCTCGGCCACAAAGCCGAGGCGCGGCCCGGCGAACTCAGCGGAGGACAGCAACAGCGCATCGCGTTGGCGCGGGCACTGGTGTTCTCGCCCAACGTGCTGCTGATGGACGAACCGTTCGGCGCACTCGACCGTGCGCTACGGGAGCGCATGCAGTCCGAAGTACGCCGAATCCACCGCGACCTGGGCGTGACGATCGTCTTCGTCACGCACGATCAGCAAGAGGCCCTGGCGATGTCGGACCGCATTGCGGTCTTCGACCGGGGGAACATAGAACAGATCGGCACGCCCGAGGAGCTGTACGAGTCGCCCGCGACCTTGCACGTCGCGACGTTCCTCGGTGAGTCGAACGTGTTGGGCGGCAGCTGTCGTCAAGGTGTGTTCAGGACAGACGGTGGGGTACGGGTGTGCACCGGACAGGCTGGTGACGGTACCGGCCGCCTGGTTGTGCGCCCCGAACGGATCCTGGTCGATGCCGAGCCGTCAGTCGGCACTCCCGCAATCACCGGAACCGTCGCCGACGTCGTCTACCTGGGCGCCGACCGCCGCATCGTGGCCGCCACGGCTGACGGTGAACTGGTCGCACGCGTCCCGGCGAACGGTTCGACGCTGCGCCCGGGTGACCCGGTGACCTTCACCTGGCCGTCAGACGCCGCCAGGTACTTCGCCGACTGA